A region from the Dysidea avara chromosome 15, odDysAvar1.4, whole genome shotgun sequence genome encodes:
- the LOC136245379 gene encoding inositol 1,4,5-trisphosphate receptor type 3-like, producing MLSIVITIYGYFYCICLLHIMIDDILQQVLKSVTKNGTSLLWVAALGLIVMYIYNVGTFAYLVNEFHKPDPEEPGDNVRFCHSLIQCFISVLEYGLLDTLGLTVDLPTKFNETAFRVVFFDLTFFIIVTTIGLNIVFGIVVDTFSELRDEGRKIGKETALSAS from the exons ATGCTCAGCATTGTCATTACCATTTATGGATACTTCTATTGTATTTGTCTACTACACATTATGATTGATGACATTCTACAACAAGTGTTGAAATCTGTTACTAAGAATG GCACATCACTGCTGTGGGTTGCTGCTCTTGGTCTGATAGTGATGTATATTTACAATGTGGGTACCTTTGCATATTTGGTTAATGAATTTCATAAACCAGATCCTGAAGAACCTGGTGATAATGTCAGATTCTGTCATTCACTCATTCAATGTTTTATCAGTGTGTTGGAGTATGGTTTACTGGACACCTTAGGACTG ACTGTTGATTTGCCAACAAAGTTTAATGAGACTGCTTTCAGAGTTGTTTTCTTTGATCTAACCTTCTTCATCATAGTGACCACCATTGGTCTGAACATTGTGTTTGGTATCGTTGTGGATACATTCTCTGAACTGAGAGATGAAGGG AGAAAGATAGGAAAGGAAACTGCTTTATCTGCATCATAG
- the LOC136245247 gene encoding uncharacterized protein, translated as MTDRHLAHNRPDITIVFPNNKKAFLVDIAIPGDSRLSSKVLEKQTHYTDLKIEIEKLWKVKCVIVAIVVGALGSIPANLTKCLNTIGLQATLVKTIQKTVLLSSIYLIRHYLNVTL; from the coding sequence ATGACTGATCGTCATCTAGCACATAATCGTCCAGATATTACTATTGTGTTCCCAAATAATAAGAAGGCTTTTCTGGTGGACATAGCTATTCCAGGGGATTCCAGATTGTCTTCAAAAGTGTTAGAGAAACAGACTCATTATACTGACTTAAAGATTGAGATTGAGAAATTATGGAAAGTCAAATGTGTGATAGTAGCAATTGTTGTAGGGGCATTGGGTTCTATCCCAGCTAATTTGACCAAGTGTCTGAATACCATTGGTTTACAAGCTACTTTAGTGAAGACAATACAAAAGACTGTTTTGTTGTCATCAATTTACCTAATTAGACATTATTTAAATGTAACTTTATAG